In a genomic window of Streptomyces sp. SJL17-4:
- a CDS encoding DUF1062 domain-containing protein, translating into MLNSWVVMPTCLPVVLRRCHTCASERFRANGKFRVNANHKLLDAWLLVLCTSCGETAKLTVLERTHVRSVRPEFLDRMHDNDPLLAAELLQDPVLRHRNHIALDWDGAWRLDTGASDHLGGEAVDVSVRFAARIPVRPVRLIAEGFGLSRAEVERLIAEGRLVSADRLSGRLSGDFTFLFKR; encoded by the coding sequence GTGCTCAACAGCTGGGTGGTCATGCCCACCTGCCTTCCTGTCGTCCTCCGCCGCTGCCACACCTGCGCCTCCGAGCGCTTCCGGGCGAACGGCAAGTTCCGCGTCAACGCGAACCACAAGCTCCTCGACGCGTGGCTCCTCGTGCTCTGCACCTCCTGCGGGGAGACGGCGAAGCTCACGGTCCTGGAGCGGACGCACGTCCGCTCCGTACGACCAGAGTTCCTCGACCGCATGCACGACAACGACCCACTTCTGGCGGCTGAGTTGCTCCAGGATCCGGTCCTACGGCACCGCAATCACATCGCCCTCGACTGGGACGGTGCCTGGCGCCTCGACACCGGCGCATCTGATCACCTGGGCGGCGAGGCCGTCGACGTCTCGGTCCGATTCGCCGCCCGGATTCCCGTACGGCCGGTTCGGCTGATCGCCGAAGGGTTCGGTCTGTCACGGGCCGAGGTGGAGAGACTGATCGCGGAAGGCAGGCTCGTCTCGGCGGACCGGCTGAGCGGCCGGCTGTCCGGCGACTTCACCTTCCTGTTCAAGCGCTGA
- a CDS encoding GNAT family protein, which translates to MQTVLRGALVTLRPSTVGDIPALAAIRTTPEVYARWRGGDDLTAAVAQDLEDPGVRTFVVEHDGRVVGAIQWGAEDEPDYRHANIDIYLDPAVHGSGLGTDAVRALARHLIDDHGYRRLVIDPAADNAAAIRCYRKVGFRPVGIMRQYERGPDGSWHDGLLMDLLAEELE; encoded by the coding sequence ATGCAGACGGTCCTGCGGGGAGCCTTGGTGACGCTTCGCCCGTCGACGGTGGGCGATATCCCCGCTCTGGCCGCGATCCGGACCACGCCTGAGGTGTACGCGCGCTGGCGAGGCGGCGACGACCTGACGGCCGCGGTGGCCCAGGACCTCGAAGATCCCGGGGTCCGGACCTTCGTGGTCGAGCATGACGGCAGGGTGGTCGGTGCTATCCAGTGGGGCGCCGAGGACGAGCCGGACTACCGGCATGCCAACATCGACATCTACCTCGACCCTGCGGTGCACGGGAGTGGCCTTGGCACTGACGCCGTCCGCGCCCTGGCACGCCATCTGATCGATGATCACGGATACCGCCGGCTGGTGATCGACCCGGCCGCCGACAATGCCGCCGCCATCCGGTGCTACCGCAAGGTCGGCTTCCGCCCGGTGGGCATCATGCGGCAGTACGAGCGCGGACCGGACGGCAGCTGGCACGACGGGCTGCTGATGGACCTGTTGGCGGAGGAGCTGGAATAG